The genomic window gaaaggaaaaagagaagttATCCTTTGAACTAACAGCTGCATGTTGACTAGATGAAGGCCTATTTGGAGTTATGCAATTTTCCAAGCAAGATCCTCAGCATCCTGCGTTGGACCTGTGGTTCGCAATAGGGAAAAAAACATGTCATGTAAAAAAGGCTGGAATAGGATCTTTGAGGTCGTGTTTAGTAGGACAGGAACCTCCCTTGCTGCACATTTCATGCATGTTTTCTGCAAGGCATTTCAACTGTGGATAGCAAGTACAGACTGGATAAACTGATCTTTCTAATTGGTATAAGCGAAGTCGTACAACTACGTGTAGCAAGTGGGCACAGTTGACCTGTTGAAGCTGAGATGCACTACCCACTTACCGTTACTGCCTTCGCCTAAGGCTTTGTTTCAGAAGTTCTTACCCTTAACAAAGTGATACAAAtaaatgcataagcatataaaTCTCAAAGCCTTAGTACTGTCCATATGTCCCAAGTGAATTAAAGCCTGGAGTAAGTGTCCTTCTTGCAAATGGTTGTTCAGGTCAACCACTTATCCAGAAAACCCCACCCTGTTAGGAACTTGCTCGGGTACAACATAATATCCCAATGTATGCCGATTTTCTGGATAATTAACCACCTTCCAAAATTCCGACAAGCTCACCAAATATACGACCGGGACGCAAATAAGCACAAAAGGGGCTTTACACGTGAGATAAGCTCATATAGCCGCACAATCCGAACAGAGTATATCTTCAGTACAGATTTGTAATGTACGTCACGAGTTCCAAGTGATGAACGGACCTCAATAATCTCATCTTTAATTCACATGATTTATACTAAATACCAACAATCTAATTAACCACTACCCTTTAGAAGGGGACGAAATCATTGAGATACTGCGAAAGACAGAAGACAGAACGATGACGGATTCACGGTACGATCAAACTTAAACTCAAAAAGTAGCCGAGCCGATGGAAGTAAGACGGGATGAACAAAAGGCAATCGCTGGCCCGGCCACTTGCTTGCGACGAGGGAGGTGATACCGTTCGCACCTTCTCGGAAGGAGGCGGAGACCGACCCGTCTCGGAGACGATCGAGAGGTTTCTCCTGCTCGCAGTCGCAGAGATCGAGGCCCGGGGTTTCTGAAGGAGGAGGAGTGATCTCGCGTCTCGGGAGGCAAGCGAGAGGGTCGGAGGAGTAGCCAGGACGCCCGTTTGCTTCCTGAGGCACGAACACAGAGAGAGGATCGTCGAAATCCTGGCCGACTCCATCGTAGACACAGAGATGGAGAGGTCGCGTCTTTCTTATTCTCGTCTTCTGCAGAGCGATGGATCCCTTCGTCCTCCTTCCGTCGTTTCACGAGGACGTCGCAGGCGAAGGCGCGAGAAGCAGAGCGCGCTGCGTTGGGAGTATAATGACAAAAAGGGTCGCCGAGATGGCCGGGCGTCCGAGCCGTGTGGATCTTTCTAACAGAAGTACAACAAATCCTCGACCGTCAGCGTCCGACACAGCAAAAGCATCGTTTTTGCCATGAAAAGATCGAGACGAGCGACGAAGCTGGAAAGCAGGCCCTCGTTGCCAAGTCTCGAGGAACAACACAACAAATCACAAAAAAGACGCCCAATGTTTTGCGTATTTACAATACGCTGTCTAAACTTTATAATTTTACGAAAGGCCCCTCATTCAATTTTAAAATGCGGGCTATTAGTATATCATAATGTGGTGTGGTTTAGATTCAGTTGTGCATGTAAAAtgttgtttagatttggttGAGCATGTAcaagtcagattcaaattgaGTAGGAGGCTCTCCCAGCAGGTTTGATGCggaagtcagattcaaattgatacttaaaaaatgaaatttggtCCTGATTAGATTTAGAAAATCGGATTTTGAATATGGTATTAGACTTTTTCTTTACTTGTGTTTGAATCTGACTTTAACGTAAATTAGCTCCGGGAAGCATAACTCAAACTAGCGAACTTTAGGTATTTCATGTGGGACTTCTTTAGTTCGACATATGGGAAACTATGTTCATGAACGgtatatgcaagttgaaacactAAGAAATCTCACCACTTAACACGAAGACAACTCTAAACCTTAGAAGcaaggagaaagaggagaatTCGGCTCTTACCAGATGGTGGGGATTAATCTTCCAACTTGAGTTGAGCCTCTATGAAATTTAATGTCAAAATGTATAAGTATATGGTAATCCAAACATTAAAAGAGCACCTCCACATCCCATTCAAGTCGGATCCATTGGAAGTACTGCTCTCATAACTGGGGAGAGAATGTCTAAGACAAGTACTTTCATTTCTGCATGCACCCGGGCCAAGCTGTTTCAAGATGCTTTGTCATGTGTAACAGATATGCTTTAAGAACATTTATGTGTTTGAATGAATGGATGGGGCGTCCCAGAATGTTCACTCTCTATCTCACGCACTTGAGGCAGAAAACGAACGCAGCGTTGAGCTTCATTTATCTCAAAGGAAATCCCGATAAATTTTGTGGCAACCATAGAATTCAACGGGAGAAAGGGGCGATGGCCAACCTCAAGACTAAGATTTGAGATAAGGCGTCTCACCACTCAAACACGCTATTAACCTTGTAGACGGCCAATCGACTTTTGACATGTTTTTTTAGTTAATTTAACTTCATAGACTAGACTAAGGCTGGGCACTGGCCAAGCCGCCAGCGAGTACCCAGTACCCGGCTCGACTCGGGTGTGAGTCCAAGCCTAGAAAAAAGGGCACAGGGCCAGATAAGCGATTTGATGAGAAAAGAGTAGACCCATCTATTTGATGGGGTTTTCTCAAGGGGAAcattatgtttttgaaatacattCCGATTATAAATATTGTTTATAGATCCCACAATTTCCTAAAATAAGAAACATCTTTATGAAGCGTTTCTTATATAAGAATGAGCATTTTAATAACGCAATGTTCTTCTTACAAAACAACCTTTAAGAGATAAACTCCCATATTCAGAGAGAGTGAGCTCTGTTTACACCATAGTTCAAGaaagcaaaaggagaagaaagaaaaacttgagCATGTTTTTTAACATTTCACTAATTTTCAAGATGTTTCATTTAACTACATAAAAATTTCCATTTAATCACatttaatacaaaataaaaaaaatattataggATGACATCCGAACCGTTCACATCCCTACTAATGGCGCCCTCTTTCTcgttcattttttcaatatgaGGTGAGTTGTTGCTGTCTGACTTCATTAGACTCCGCTTTTTTTTAAGTGGAATAGTGTCACCATCTAacttttacaaataaaaaaggggcattgttttggggaaaaaactCATTCATTTAATGTCTGAGacaacttttttaaaatatttatgcaAGATTTCTACAACTTTCAAGTCTGAGAAAATTTAACCTTATAAAATCCTTTTCGCATCTCCTGATCTAGGAGTGAATTTCTAGGTTTTAGATGATGGGGATCGGTGATCAGATTTGTGCGGCAACAGGTTTGGAATAACGTTTACAtatttgattttcctttttatgtctAATAGATAAGTTCTTTACATAAGAATTTGTACCTTACAAGTTGGAGATATTTTGTGGAATCCTACTCGGACGTCGTAATCTATGGATGTGACTCTTCTAAGGGTTTAATTTTAGAGTAATTGCACCAATTTTGAGCATTTATATTGCGCTGCTTTCTTGTTGGTGGGAAGGTTCATGGAGATTTTCTGCACGGTGGGTGCTGTCTTCCCTTCGAGATTGACGAAGTCCACTCCCCCTGCACTAGGTCGACTTCTTTTGTCCTTCTTCATAAGATCTTTCCGGGAAGGTCGATAAAAGAGAGCAATGAACTCCTTATCCGGTGCTTGACCTCGATTATTTTGTCGATAGATTCAACTGCTTTGCGGCTTCAAATATATCCACCCACTTCGGCGGTTTCTTGTTTATTGCTGACAGGTTCTTAAATTCCGTGACTTATCCAGCCTGTATCCACTGATCTTTCTCTAGTTCTTAAATTCCATCACTGATCCAGCCAGTGTCTACCGATCTTTCTCCATCCATCGTCAATCGAAGACAAAGACTGGAATGCTAATATTTTCGCTTCAGACACAAGATGGGGAGGGAACTTTCGTGGTCCTTTGTGTAGTCCGTGATTTGAAGCTTTCTATTACTAGGAAGGCGTTGCGCATATTGTGCCTACGAGACCCCCTTGCTTGAGTTCTTTCTTCAAGGGTCAGAAGCTTCAAGCTCAAGGTAGGTCTGAGTCTGGACTCTGGAAGGTCCAACAAATGCAGATTGCCTGCTTGATTTCTTTCTCAGTTTATTTGTTCATTGTTGGTATTCCTGCGGTACAAAATATCTGCCTCAATTTGTGAAATAAATCGCATCCTTTCATCCAACCCTCCTAACTTTCCGTTGTTTCAGCCTCGCATCTTTTCCTCTAATTTAGTTGCTTGTCTAGTTACTTTTCATCAGTTAAGTCCATCTTCAGTCATGATACAGTCATCCGCTCATCTATTATGAGTTCTATGGGCATCCATGTCCGACAGTTTTCCCGAGGGGCAGCTGCTTTGATTAAGGGAAGTGCAGTAGTTAGTGTGTCATTTTACGAGCAAAACTCTGCATTTTTGTAAAATGATAGTTTCTCCATACCTGCctattgaaaaaggaaaagacttTCTCTGCATttgatctttcatttccttgTAAAGATTGGTTTAAGTTTACTTGGTAAAGTTTTCTCTTGATTCACTTTAGATGCAAAGCCACCAAGCCTTCCGAACGGTGACTATTTTACAATTATAAACATCGAGACGAACCAGAGGGGAAAGCCTTCATGCTAGCAACTATAATCGAAGCACTTTCTATAttcgtttatttttttctgtttttccggCTTTTCAGTATTTCTCTCTTGCTTCTGTATAGTGGTGGACTTTCGAGCTCTGTTACTGCAGAGTAGAATTTTTAGATCTGAACTGGATTATGCTGGATGCTTAGTGTTTTTTATGTGATAATAAGAGAAAAGGTCGGGTTTTAACATGAATCCAGGGGAGAGTTTCTGGCTGCAATTCATGGTGTGTTTCCTGAACATCTCATATACTAATCTATTTCCTCTTGGCCCTTGGCCGCCAAACCAATCCACTCACTCCCCAACATATACACACTTCCATGAACGTACttgctcaaaaaaaaatttattcatatatttCTCTTGCTGACCAAGAAGGACATGTATAATCACATATTTGCCTTGCTGACCATGATGTACATGGAATCTATTAGTTCTCTAGTAGTAGTTAATCtatttctcctttatttcttggACAATATTTTTCCTAGAGTCTCTAGGCAACCCACTAGTTTCTTCCAGACGCTCATTAATCTCTTAGTAGTGAGTAGAAACCTTTAATAGGTAACTGAAAGGAGTTATAATTTCAAACCTTTTAGTTGATCAAGGTATCCGTAATTATTGCTCATACCGCACTTCAGATCTGCAAATAGACTGGAAAACACTGTTAATATTAGGCTGGAGGCCTGACATTTGCACTTTAGCACTCGATATTACTTACTTTCTATCTTTACGCCATTGAGGCTTAACATCTTTGGTGCTGCTGGACAATTTTACTTGCTCCAAATCGTGGAATCTCGTGCTGATGACTTCCTACTTGCTAAAGCAGGTATTATGCGTTACTTATTCTAGATGTGTTTCTTTCAGGTTGATTGCATCAATCACGTTTGACTAGGTAATCATGGGGCAATCACTTTGCTGTGTGCAAGTCGACCAGTCAAACGTCGCCATAAAAGAGACCTTTGGGAAGTTTCATGACGTGCTCAGCCCAGGATGTCATTGCCTTCCTTGGTGTTTCGGAAGCAAAATAGCAGGACATCTTTCCTTGCGAGTGCAGCAACTAGATGTTCATTGTGAAACAAAAACTAAGGTTCATCAGTTCTTTACAACTTATGTCTGTATCAGATTTTGCCCATCTTCTCTGTCCACGCCAAATTTGCCAAAAAAGTTATTATGATCATATATTACCTCTGCAGCATCTTCTTGCAAGAATGgttgaaatttatttttccaataAGGCAATGAAATTTCACTTCCAACTGTAATCCATTGTTGCCATGTTTACCACCAAATGGCTACCCCTTGGACATTGGTGCATGAATTATGCAATCCCCTGTTCAGATGAGATTGATTATTAGTCCAACTTGTGTTGTCCTCTGGGCCCAAAAGTTGGATCAGCTGTTTTAAGTCAATCTAATTAAAAACGTTTAGTAATTCAAGGtgatgtttctttcttctttttgcagGATAATGTGTTTGTTACGGTTGTTGCATCTGTGCAGTATCGTGCCCTGGCAGAAAAGGCAGCTGATGCCTTCTACAAGCTTAGCAACACAAGGGCACAGATACAAGCTTATGTTTTTGATGGTACATCAAACTATAAAGCCCATTGTATTTGAGATCGATGTGTCTAATTATGATCTTACTTTCTCTGGGTGGCTTGTCACCATGACTGTGGACTACCTAGATCCATGCACTGTTGGCCTCATTTTGTTTTATCAGCTTTCTAGAGAGAATATCTGTAGACAATTTCCTTTTATTATATTGCTTTCTGTTCCACATTGCTCGGAAGTAGAAAATTGTGTCTGGCTTGTTCGAATTTTTCCCTCTGCTACCATCAACTCATTTTCTTCACCTTCTCCGTAGAAGTTATGATTTACTGGTTTTGTGTGCAACATCTGAATTACTTTCATGGTCGCAGAAAGTTATAGTTCAAACTTTTGGGGTAAAGCATGAACATCCTATTTTTATCTCAACACTGAACGTGGTAAATGGCAATCCATGATGGTGATTGTTTATCCCCATTCATCAGAGCATGCATTAAGCAGAGCCGTAGTAACATCAGTAGGAACATGCGTCCTTACAAGGTGAGGCAACCTGTTGGGTGCAATCACTGTGATGCTACATGAGCATATTGGAACATGTTCATGGACCAAAAAGGAGAATATGCCTATCATTTGAATTACTGGGAGAAAAGGTTGACAttgaataaggaaaatattgtttgaaaaggaaaataatgagTTGTCTTTTCCTTCTCATTGCAGTCATAAGAGCTAGTGTTCCAAAGCTGAACTTGGATGATGTGTTTGAGCAAAAGAATGAGATTGCAAAGTCAGTTGAAGATGAACTTGAGAAGGTAAGTTTTCATCCATCTACTGCTGGTCAGTCATTGTGCCATAATGATAATTCAGTTCAAACTGTATTTGTTTCTTTCCATATATGCAGGCCATGTCAGCATATGGATATGAAATTGTTCAGACACTAATAGTTGATATCCACCCAGATGAGCACGTTAAGAGGGCAATGAATGAAATAAATGCTGGTAAGCATTTAACCAGTATTGGGATGTTGTATACGTTTAACAAATGTTCCCTCACTATGTTAAAGAGTCCAAGAAATCTTTGAGAATTTGAACCTCTCAAGACAATGAATCATTCAACAGGAGACTATTACTACCTATGATGATATTTGGTTAACAATATTCACGAAACTCTTTCTTTGGTCGATCACAAGTAACTAAGTTTAATGTGCTAATCTGTACCTTCAACGTTATTCCTGTAATCCTGAAAACAACGGGGCTTTGAGCCTTTAAGTAGTACTTGGAAGTAATCTTTGAAACTGCATGAGTTTCTTACATGTACATCTTGCATGAATTTCTGCAGCTTCAAGACTAAGGGTTGCTGCTAATGAAAAGGCAGAAGCGGAGAAGATTTTGCAGATCAAGCGAGCTGAGGGAGAAGCTGAGGCAAAATACTTGGCAGGGCTTGGTATAGCCCGTCAGCGGCAGGCCATAGTTGATGGTCTGAGGGACAGTGTGCTTGCGTTCTCTGGTAATGTTCCTGGCACCAGTGCAAAGGATGTGATGGATATGGTGCTTGTCACTCAATACTTTGACACCATGAAGGAGATCGGTGCATCCTCCAAGTCATCTTCTGTCTTTATCCCACACGGTCCAGGTGTTGTAGCAGATATCGCTTCTCAGATTAGGGATGGCAGGCTTCAGGCTACACCTCCATAGCAAAGCTTGCAACTGGGCCAACTACTTGAATCATAAGTTGTCTCTGGTATTTGTTTTGATTCTTGCCTACGGGGCTTGTGTCCAGTGTGTTGCTTGTTAATAATCAAATGTACTCACTTGTGTAAT from Nymphaea colorata isolate Beijing-Zhang1983 chromosome 6, ASM883128v2, whole genome shotgun sequence includes these protein-coding regions:
- the LOC116256192 gene encoding hypersensitive-induced response protein 1-like; translated protein: MGQSLCCVQVDQSNVAIKETFGKFHDVLSPGCHCLPWCFGSKIAGHLSLRVQQLDVHCETKTKDNVFVTVVASVQYRALAEKAADAFYKLSNTRAQIQAYVFDVIRASVPKLNLDDVFEQKNEIAKSVEDELEKAMSAYGYEIVQTLIVDIHPDEHVKRAMNEINAASRLRVAANEKAEAEKILQIKRAEGEAEAKYLAGLGIARQRQAIVDGLRDSVLAFSGNVPGTSAKDVMDMVLVTQYFDTMKEIGASSKSSSVFIPHGPGVVADIASQIRDGRLQATPP